One segment of Odontesthes bonariensis isolate fOdoBon6 chromosome 1, fOdoBon6.hap1, whole genome shotgun sequence DNA contains the following:
- the LOC142385545 gene encoding malignant fibrous histiocytoma-amplified sequence 1 homolog isoform X1 translates to MAMLNGHSWEDLDLSGQNLKTIPQDLVPHVSLCPYRGVDLQRNKLKRVVGISKFTNLTELNLSRNKIIEFPQEMHKMHKLETLYMNQNKIRLIPEGIFPHLIKLKFLKLGTNRLAKLPSDISQCTSIHYLDLSKNCLQDIQPLAGLPKLKVLLVERNQLRELPSQLFQKDSCELTVFKATGNPLRTPPEEVCAGGVMDIQSYFFQIEEDPHTHTAWTIKTMFLGSSMAGKSTLCRSLRDGKPVAVAAKDRTEGIDISQMYAQGVRFLLWDFAGQEEYYLTHHVFITTRALIILTIDLASYSTVDPHSFKDQLWFWINNIQLRVPDSLVLLVGTHCDQCRDLDEVMEKKKDIEEKVKTMLENRRMVLIQQKRNLEESKNPSLFMDQMDELDCLLDNNLKVLDLVTLDCTKSEEIADLKRHILDCVQSANAYLCSESTLPNSFEEVEQAMYKLITIEEIPKHGIVLLEELGDLILNHVTQTREHLQSILYVLLRYLHRIGVIIWYEDIDVLSDRVFIHPSFLISMFKTIVRHDLVQQLESVSRDLLMQEGALVKQKFTWLDDLRCRGTLHNAAMRILVRRELEKTVDDDDDDDLVREVVGTKQEEGIILTLLQYFEVCLPTLVKSSMNPKAPEFIPGKKKWQSTREAKRDPDGACLFPVYLQDDLQVCYKWGEDKQDDITVHMYFLPEIPHGFFHRIIIKTCSLYPTHWVGKEQCLLCCGNRLAVMRQRIKDGDSFIEIRSRRPEKNEGKKIASSLSLWHLVIYMAKLQTAAFSSEFRQLWDLILAVMSKLFVLSRQWPGLTQQVHTPCPERGCPHYFTWRDLQELNNTDFYNLVKEEKLVCKGGHTRRTELIFPKVTTFQ, encoded by the exons ATGGCCATGTTAAATG GGCACAGCTGGGAGGACTTGGATCTGTCAGGACAGAACCTGAAGACCATTCCTCAGGATCTCGTACCACATGTTAGTTTGTGTCCTTACAGAGGTGTGGATTTACAGAGGAACAAACTGAAACGTGTCGTCGGCATTTCGAAATTTACCAACCTGACAGAGCTTAATCTCTCCAGGAACAAGATAATTGAGTTTCCTCAGGAAATGCACAAAATGCACAAGCTAGAAACACTCTACATGAACCAGAACAAAATTAGATTGATTCCAGAGGGAATCTTTCCTCATCTTATAAAGTTAAAGTTCCTAAAACTCGGCACAAATCGTTTGGCCAAGCTTCCTTCAGATATAAGCCAGTGTACAAGCATACATTATCTAGACCTTTCTAAGAACTGCCTGCAAGATATCCAACCACTAGCTGGTCTACCAAAACTTAAGGTACTTTTGGTTGAAAGGAACCAACTTAGGGAGCTTCCTTCTCAGCTCTTTCAGAAAGATAGCTGTGAACTGACAGTGTTTAAAGCCACAGGGAACCCACTCAGGACCCCACCAGAGGAAGTCTGTGCTGGAGGGGTCATGGACATTCAGAGCTACTTCTTTCAAATAGAGGaggacccacacacacacactgcctgGACAATCAAGACCATGTTCCTGGGCTCTTCCATGGCAGGGAAATCCACACTGTGCCGCAGCCTTAGGGATGGGAAGCCTGTGGCAGTGGCAGCGAAGGACCGGACAGAGGGAATTGATATCAGTCAAATGTATGCTCAGGGGGTCCGTTTCCTCCTCTGGGACTTTGCAGGGCAGGAGGAGTACTACCTGACGCATCATGTCTTCATCACAACACGAGCACTCATCATCTTGACCATTGATTTAGCCAG CTACAGCACTGTCGATCCACATTCGTTCAAAGACCAACTGTGGTTCTGGATTAACAACATACAGCTTCGTGTGCCAGACTCATTGGTTCTGCTAGTGGGAACACACTGtgaccagtgcagagacctggaTGAAGTGAtggagaagaaaaaagacaTTGAAGAGAAGGTCAAAACCATGCTGGAAAACAGGAGGATGGTTTTAATACAGCAGAAGAGAAATCTGGAAGAAAGCAAAAACCCCTCCCTCTTTATGGACCAGATGGATGAACTGGATTGCCTTTTGGACAACAATTTGAAA GTTCTGGATCTTGTAACCCTTGACTGCACAAAGAGTGAGGAAATCGCAGATCTCAAACGTCACATTTTGGATTGCGTACAATCAGCGAATGCATATCTATGTTCTGAGAGTACCTTGCCAAACAGTTTTGAAGAAGTGGAACAAGCCATGTATAAACTTATTACAATAGAGGAAATTCCTAAACACG gCATTGTTCTACTTGAAGAACTGGGTGATTTAATTCTAAACCATGTTACACAGACCCGAGAACATCTCCAGTCTATCTTGTATGTCCTCTTACGTTATCTGCATCGGATTGGGGTGATCATTTGGTATGAAGACATCGATGTACTAAGCGACAGAGTGTTTATTCATCCTTCATTCCTCATCTCAATGTTTAAG ACCATTGTGAGACATGACCTGGTGCAGCAGCTGGAGAGCGTTTCCAGAGACCTTCTCATGCAGGAAGGGGCTCTGGTGAAACAGAAGTTCACCTGGCTGGATGACTTGAGGTGCAGGGGCACCCTGCACAATGCAGCAATGCGCATTTTGGTgcgcagagagttggagaaaaCTGTTGATGACGACGATGACGATGACTTGGTCAGAGAAGTAGTGGGGACCAAGCAGGAGGAAGGTATAATCCTCACCCTACTGCAGTACTTTGAGGTTTGCCTCCCCACTCTTGTTAAAAGTTCCATGAATCCTAAAGCACCAGAGTTCATTCCTGGTAAAAAGAAGTGGCAGTCAACCAGAGAGGCCAAGAGAGATCCAGATGGAGCTTGTCTCTTTCCAGTCTATCTCCAGGATGACCTCCAAGTGTGTTACAAATGGGGGGAGGACAAGCAAGATGACATCACTGTTCACATGTACTTCCTTCCTGAGATTCCCCACGGTTTCTTCCACAG AATTATTATTAAGACATGCTCACTGTATCCAACTCACTGGGTGGGGAAAGAGCAGTGCCTCCTCTGCTGTGGAAACAGACTGGCTGTGATGAGGCAGAGGATAAAGGATGGAGATTCATTCATAGAGATACGCAGCAGGAGACCTGAGAAAAATGAGGGTAAAAAAATCGCATCATCTCTTTCATTGTGGCACCTCGTGATCTACATGGCAAAACTGCAGACCGCTGCTTTCTCTTCAGAGTTTCGACAGCTGTGGGATCTGATCTTGGCAGTGATGTCCAAGCTGTTTGTGTTGTCAAGGCAGTGGCCAGGACTGACCCAGCAGGTTCACACCCCCTGTCCAGAGAGAGGCTGTCCACATTACTTCACCTGGAGGGACTTGCAGGAGCTCAACAACACTGACTTCTACAACCT tgtgAAAGAGGAGAAACTCGTTTGTAAGGGGGGCCACACAAGAAGGACAGAACTGATTTTTCCGAAAG TTACTACTTTCCAGTGA
- the LOC142385545 gene encoding malignant fibrous histiocytoma-amplified sequence 1 homolog isoform X2, translating into MAMLNGHSWEDLDLSGQNLKTIPQDLVPHVSLCPYRGVDLQRNKLKRVVGISKFTNLTELNLSRNKIIEFPQEMHKMHKLETLYMNQNKIRLIPEGIFPHLIKLKFLKLGTNRLAKLPSDISQCTSIHYLDLSKNCLQDIQPLAGLPKLKVLLVERNQLRELPSQLFQKDSCELTVFKATGNPLRTPPEEVCAGGVMDIQSYFFQIEEDPHTHTAWTIKTMFLGSSMAGKSTLCRSLRDGKPVAVAAKDRTEGIDISQMYAQGVRFLLWDFAGQEEYYLTHHVFITTRALIILTIDLASYSTVDPHSFKDQLWFWINNIQLRVPDSLVLLVGTHCDQCRDLDEVMEKKKDIEEKVKTMLENRRMVLIQQKRNLEESKNPSLFMDQMDELDCLLDNNLKVLDLVTLDCTKSEEIADLKRHILDCVQSANAYLCSESTLPNSFEEVEQAMYKLITIEEIPKHGIVLLEELGDLILNHVTQTREHLQSILYVLLRYLHRIGVIIWYEDIDVLSDRVFIHPSFLISMFKTIVRHDLVQQLESVSRDLLMQEGALVKQKFTWLDDLRCRGTLHNAAMRILVRRELEKTVDDDDDDDLVREVVGTKQEEGIILTLLQYFEVCLPTLVKSSMNPKAPEFIPGKKKWQSTREAKRDPDGACLFPVYLQDDLQVCYKWGEDKQDDITVHMYFLPEIPHGFFHRIIIKTCSLYPTHWVGKEQCLLCCGNRLAVMRQRIKDGDSFIEIRSRRPEKNEEFRQLWDLILAVMSKLFVLSRQWPGLTQQVHTPCPERGCPHYFTWRDLQELNNTDFYNLVKEEKLVCKGGHTRRTELIFPKVTTFQ; encoded by the exons ATGGCCATGTTAAATG GGCACAGCTGGGAGGACTTGGATCTGTCAGGACAGAACCTGAAGACCATTCCTCAGGATCTCGTACCACATGTTAGTTTGTGTCCTTACAGAGGTGTGGATTTACAGAGGAACAAACTGAAACGTGTCGTCGGCATTTCGAAATTTACCAACCTGACAGAGCTTAATCTCTCCAGGAACAAGATAATTGAGTTTCCTCAGGAAATGCACAAAATGCACAAGCTAGAAACACTCTACATGAACCAGAACAAAATTAGATTGATTCCAGAGGGAATCTTTCCTCATCTTATAAAGTTAAAGTTCCTAAAACTCGGCACAAATCGTTTGGCCAAGCTTCCTTCAGATATAAGCCAGTGTACAAGCATACATTATCTAGACCTTTCTAAGAACTGCCTGCAAGATATCCAACCACTAGCTGGTCTACCAAAACTTAAGGTACTTTTGGTTGAAAGGAACCAACTTAGGGAGCTTCCTTCTCAGCTCTTTCAGAAAGATAGCTGTGAACTGACAGTGTTTAAAGCCACAGGGAACCCACTCAGGACCCCACCAGAGGAAGTCTGTGCTGGAGGGGTCATGGACATTCAGAGCTACTTCTTTCAAATAGAGGaggacccacacacacacactgcctgGACAATCAAGACCATGTTCCTGGGCTCTTCCATGGCAGGGAAATCCACACTGTGCCGCAGCCTTAGGGATGGGAAGCCTGTGGCAGTGGCAGCGAAGGACCGGACAGAGGGAATTGATATCAGTCAAATGTATGCTCAGGGGGTCCGTTTCCTCCTCTGGGACTTTGCAGGGCAGGAGGAGTACTACCTGACGCATCATGTCTTCATCACAACACGAGCACTCATCATCTTGACCATTGATTTAGCCAG CTACAGCACTGTCGATCCACATTCGTTCAAAGACCAACTGTGGTTCTGGATTAACAACATACAGCTTCGTGTGCCAGACTCATTGGTTCTGCTAGTGGGAACACACTGtgaccagtgcagagacctggaTGAAGTGAtggagaagaaaaaagacaTTGAAGAGAAGGTCAAAACCATGCTGGAAAACAGGAGGATGGTTTTAATACAGCAGAAGAGAAATCTGGAAGAAAGCAAAAACCCCTCCCTCTTTATGGACCAGATGGATGAACTGGATTGCCTTTTGGACAACAATTTGAAA GTTCTGGATCTTGTAACCCTTGACTGCACAAAGAGTGAGGAAATCGCAGATCTCAAACGTCACATTTTGGATTGCGTACAATCAGCGAATGCATATCTATGTTCTGAGAGTACCTTGCCAAACAGTTTTGAAGAAGTGGAACAAGCCATGTATAAACTTATTACAATAGAGGAAATTCCTAAACACG gCATTGTTCTACTTGAAGAACTGGGTGATTTAATTCTAAACCATGTTACACAGACCCGAGAACATCTCCAGTCTATCTTGTATGTCCTCTTACGTTATCTGCATCGGATTGGGGTGATCATTTGGTATGAAGACATCGATGTACTAAGCGACAGAGTGTTTATTCATCCTTCATTCCTCATCTCAATGTTTAAG ACCATTGTGAGACATGACCTGGTGCAGCAGCTGGAGAGCGTTTCCAGAGACCTTCTCATGCAGGAAGGGGCTCTGGTGAAACAGAAGTTCACCTGGCTGGATGACTTGAGGTGCAGGGGCACCCTGCACAATGCAGCAATGCGCATTTTGGTgcgcagagagttggagaaaaCTGTTGATGACGACGATGACGATGACTTGGTCAGAGAAGTAGTGGGGACCAAGCAGGAGGAAGGTATAATCCTCACCCTACTGCAGTACTTTGAGGTTTGCCTCCCCACTCTTGTTAAAAGTTCCATGAATCCTAAAGCACCAGAGTTCATTCCTGGTAAAAAGAAGTGGCAGTCAACCAGAGAGGCCAAGAGAGATCCAGATGGAGCTTGTCTCTTTCCAGTCTATCTCCAGGATGACCTCCAAGTGTGTTACAAATGGGGGGAGGACAAGCAAGATGACATCACTGTTCACATGTACTTCCTTCCTGAGATTCCCCACGGTTTCTTCCACAG AATTATTATTAAGACATGCTCACTGTATCCAACTCACTGGGTGGGGAAAGAGCAGTGCCTCCTCTGCTGTGGAAACAGACTGGCTGTGATGAGGCAGAGGATAAAGGATGGAGATTCATTCATAGAGATACGCAGCAGGAGACCTGAGAAAAATGAGG AGTTTCGACAGCTGTGGGATCTGATCTTGGCAGTGATGTCCAAGCTGTTTGTGTTGTCAAGGCAGTGGCCAGGACTGACCCAGCAGGTTCACACCCCCTGTCCAGAGAGAGGCTGTCCACATTACTTCACCTGGAGGGACTTGCAGGAGCTCAACAACACTGACTTCTACAACCT tgtgAAAGAGGAGAAACTCGTTTGTAAGGGGGGCCACACAAGAAGGACAGAACTGATTTTTCCGAAAG TTACTACTTTCCAGTGA